From a region of the Pontibacillus yanchengensis genome:
- a CDS encoding ROK family protein, with protein sequence MQQVIGIDLGGTNLRVAVVNEDGTLVKETSTPTDSDRGPEAIIEDMIRFITDFQVEFPGITGVGIGSPGPLDAETGVILNPPNLPGWKHVPLTKQIREAVNLPVFLENDANVAALAEATSGAGVGHESVYYITWSTGIGGGFVLKGKLQPGSAGYAGEIGNMIVQPGGTQYATLNPGALEAVASGTAIGLEGKRQLGIDGGAEVVFNLANKGNTEAKRIIDDAMDYLAIGIANITFALDPSLFILGGGVMQAGDELLTSLHEKVHSILYEGQKVEMKKATLGGKAGVIGAAQLALA encoded by the coding sequence ATGCAGCAAGTAATTGGAATTGATCTAGGTGGTACGAATCTACGGGTTGCTGTTGTGAATGAAGATGGAACGCTTGTAAAAGAGACCTCTACTCCAACAGATTCAGATAGGGGACCTGAGGCAATTATTGAGGACATGATTCGGTTCATTACAGATTTTCAAGTGGAATTCCCAGGTATTACAGGAGTAGGGATTGGCTCTCCTGGGCCGCTTGATGCTGAAACTGGTGTTATTTTAAATCCACCCAATCTTCCTGGTTGGAAGCATGTTCCTTTAACGAAACAAATTAGGGAAGCGGTGAATCTTCCTGTTTTTCTAGAGAATGATGCGAATGTGGCTGCGTTAGCTGAAGCTACATCTGGTGCAGGTGTTGGACACGAAAGTGTGTATTATATTACATGGAGCACAGGAATAGGCGGTGGCTTTGTGTTGAAAGGCAAGCTTCAACCAGGATCTGCAGGCTATGCTGGAGAAATTGGCAATATGATTGTTCAGCCAGGTGGTACGCAGTATGCAACGCTAAATCCAGGTGCTTTAGAAGCCGTGGCCAGTGGTACAGCCATTGGCCTGGAAGGTAAGCGTCAATTAGGTATTGATGGCGGAGCCGAAGTGGTTTTTAATCTCGCCAATAAAGGGAATACTGAAGCAAAGAGGATCATTGACGATGCGATGGATTACTTGGCGATTGGAATTGCCAATATCACCTTTGCGTTAGATCCATCATTGTTTATACTTGGCGGTGGAGTCATGCAAGCTGGTGATGAATTACTTACATCCCTCCATGAAAAAGTTCACTCTATTTTATATGAGGGACAAAAGGTGGAAATGAAAAAAGCCACGCTTGGAGGTAAAGCGGGTGTAATTGGAGCAGCACAATTAGCCTTAGCTTAA
- the nagA gene encoding N-acetylglucosamine-6-phosphate deacetylase has product MQAMLLTNGTIYTEQGKRENGSIFIDNGKIASLNRNRATGEHQVIELPESYKIIPGFIDLHIHGAGGADMMDATPEALATISKRLAERGTTSFLATTMTQADENIEAALKNARTCIDHQTTGSEILGVHLEGPFISPGRAGAQPSEHIRKGSVDMFQRWQEAAGNHIRLVTLAPEEDNDYALTSYLKETGVVASIGHSDATYEQVNEAVEKGITHATHLFNQMRGLHHREPGVVGATMLNKAIRAELITDGFHVSPAMIQLTYQQLGRERLMLITDAMRAQCMPEGKYDLGGQDVFVEGAMAKLSDGTLAGSILTLDQALKNTMIYTGCSLEDVIQMASYNPAKELGIQNKKGSIGVGKDADLVVLDDNNEVYMTLCKGEVHYRREESE; this is encoded by the coding sequence GTGCAAGCCATGCTACTGACCAACGGAACGATATATACGGAACAAGGCAAGAGGGAGAATGGATCCATTTTTATTGATAATGGAAAAATTGCATCGCTTAATCGGAATCGAGCTACAGGGGAACATCAGGTCATTGAACTACCTGAATCGTATAAGATCATTCCGGGGTTCATTGACCTGCACATTCATGGTGCTGGGGGAGCAGACATGATGGATGCGACACCAGAAGCATTAGCAACGATATCAAAACGGTTAGCAGAAAGAGGCACGACGAGCTTTCTTGCTACGACGATGACACAGGCTGACGAGAACATTGAGGCAGCCTTAAAAAATGCAAGAACCTGTATAGACCACCAAACAACTGGTTCAGAGATACTTGGCGTTCATTTGGAAGGCCCATTTATTTCGCCAGGACGTGCTGGAGCTCAACCTTCTGAGCACATTCGGAAGGGTTCTGTGGATATGTTTCAACGTTGGCAGGAAGCGGCGGGGAACCATATTCGTTTAGTAACGCTAGCCCCAGAAGAGGATAACGATTATGCTCTTACCTCTTATTTAAAGGAAACGGGCGTCGTTGCGTCCATTGGTCATTCCGATGCAACGTATGAACAAGTGAATGAAGCAGTCGAAAAGGGGATTACCCATGCCACGCATCTTTTTAATCAGATGAGAGGATTACACCATCGTGAACCAGGTGTGGTGGGAGCAACTATGTTAAATAAAGCGATTCGAGCAGAGTTGATTACCGATGGGTTCCACGTTAGCCCTGCGATGATCCAACTGACGTATCAACAACTCGGCCGGGAACGCTTAATGTTAATTACAGACGCAATGCGGGCTCAGTGTATGCCTGAAGGAAAGTATGATCTAGGTGGACAAGATGTTTTTGTAGAAGGGGCCATGGCAAAGCTATCTGATGGCACATTGGCGGGAAGCATTTTAACACTCGATCAAGCATTGAAAAATACGATGATTTATACAGGCTGTTCTCTTGAAGACGTCATCCAAATGGCTTCGTACAATCCAGCCAAAGAATTAGGCATTCAGAACAAAAAGGGGAGCATTGGTGTTGGGAAAGATGCCGATCTCGTCGTGCTTGATGACAACAATGAGGTATATATGACCTTATGCAAAGGTGAGGTTCACTATCGAAGGGAGGAATCCGAATGA
- the nagB gene encoding glucosamine-6-phosphate deaminase: MKIYVTKDKKEMNQKAAEIILERIQEKPDMTLGLATGGTPEGTYDDLVNDYQQHGTSYQNITTFNLDEYVGLPSDDPNSYLSYMREHLFHHIDIPLEQTNLPNGIAEDLEAECDEYEMKIHGHGGIDLQLLGIGENGHIGFNEPGTAFGSKTHVVELAESTREANARFFDSKEDVPTHAITMGIQTILKSKEILLLISGERKQEALLRLLHGGVSEDFPASALKEHPNLTVIADEAAIENKSVVD; this comes from the coding sequence ATGAAAATCTATGTAACAAAAGACAAAAAAGAGATGAATCAAAAAGCAGCAGAAATCATTCTAGAACGCATCCAAGAAAAGCCTGATATGACACTTGGCTTAGCTACAGGAGGCACACCAGAAGGAACCTATGATGATCTAGTAAACGATTATCAACAACATGGCACCTCCTATCAAAACATTACTACATTTAATCTAGATGAATACGTCGGATTGCCTTCAGATGATCCGAATAGTTATCTTTCCTACATGAGAGAGCATTTATTTCATCATATAGATATCCCTCTTGAGCAAACCAATCTGCCAAATGGAATAGCTGAAGATTTGGAAGCGGAATGCGATGAATATGAAATGAAAATTCATGGCCATGGTGGAATCGATCTCCAACTATTAGGCATAGGGGAAAATGGTCATATAGGCTTCAACGAACCTGGTACTGCGTTCGGTAGCAAGACACACGTCGTCGAGCTAGCGGAGTCAACACGTGAAGCGAATGCACGCTTTTTTGACTCTAAGGAAGACGTGCCAACTCACGCCATCACGATGGGGATCCAGACGATTTTAAAATCAAAAGAAATTCTTCTCCTGATTTCCGGTGAGCGCAAGCAAGAAGCCTTACTTCGTCTACTACACGGAGGCGTATCCGAGGACTTCCCAGCAAGCGCCCTTAAAGAACACCCGAACCTAACCGTCATTGCGGATGAAGCAGCAATTGAAAATAAAAGTGTCGTCGACTGA
- a CDS encoding DEAD/DEAH box helicase has protein sequence MKEFPTDDDISSVVTLLIDTYNVPDRLIKGIMGKEQVNQLNRMLQDFSQQTMGSYQMARLVVMQKGADVFSGSGQSIRELRKFLLKKLSDDAVKAIYEQHPNPKKKITTPSYMYGELAAKKWIPGGRWPKAFVRALGFPTIFAGLSQKDGKKKAVYEDVTPQKKVPKLVPYQEDMKQRMLKVLNREGNQTRCMLSLPTGGGKTRIAVESFIEWMHPRFYDGKYMLWIAQSEELCEQAITCISDMWIDKEFSESLRIYRYFGGSEPDPDDLTGGVVVASIRQIYSRLQNDDPFIQEVLQDCGAMIIDEAHHAASHMYAQLFEKAEELAGKGLFAVCGLTATPGRSDESTYTLVDRFEAYLIKPEFQWSETYHRNPLAYFRDEGYLARPKHIVYENNSRPIEVKEEEVFDHFGDFAPEFLRVLAADQERNKLITKRLMEIPHGAPTLVYACTVEHAEFLASVMNALGRKAVSISAKTSKAQRNMYIDAFKRGDIEFLFNYGVLTTGFDAPKTEYIVICRPTTSAVLYEQIIGRGLRGPKFGGTSECTIIDFADNILNLGPPLAYTRFHHLWELKEEVLPAK, from the coding sequence ATGAAAGAATTCCCAACAGATGACGATATTTCTAGTGTTGTAACGCTGTTAATCGATACATACAATGTTCCGGATCGCCTCATAAAAGGGATTATGGGGAAGGAGCAGGTGAATCAACTGAACCGCATGCTTCAGGATTTTTCCCAACAGACGATGGGGTCGTATCAAATGGCTCGTTTGGTCGTGATGCAAAAAGGAGCGGATGTGTTCTCGGGTTCTGGGCAGTCCATTCGAGAGTTGCGTAAGTTTTTGTTGAAAAAACTAAGCGACGATGCAGTGAAAGCAATTTATGAACAGCATCCGAATCCCAAGAAGAAGATTACCACGCCGAGCTATATGTACGGGGAACTTGCTGCGAAAAAGTGGATCCCCGGGGGGAGATGGCCGAAAGCATTTGTGCGGGCGCTTGGGTTTCCTACTATTTTTGCAGGCTTGAGCCAAAAGGATGGTAAGAAGAAGGCTGTTTATGAAGACGTGACACCTCAGAAAAAGGTACCGAAGCTCGTTCCGTATCAAGAAGATATGAAGCAGCGCATGCTTAAAGTCCTAAATCGGGAAGGGAATCAAACCCGCTGCATGCTTTCTTTGCCAACTGGTGGCGGGAAGACGCGCATTGCAGTCGAGAGTTTTATTGAATGGATGCATCCTAGATTTTATGACGGAAAGTATATGTTATGGATTGCTCAAAGTGAAGAGCTTTGTGAGCAGGCGATTACGTGTATTTCCGATATGTGGATTGATAAGGAATTTTCGGAGAGTCTACGAATCTATCGTTATTTTGGTGGGAGCGAACCTGACCCAGATGATTTAACTGGTGGAGTTGTCGTCGCGAGTATTCGCCAAATCTATTCTCGTCTACAAAATGACGATCCTTTTATTCAAGAGGTATTGCAGGATTGTGGTGCGATGATTATCGATGAAGCCCATCACGCTGCTTCCCATATGTATGCTCAGCTGTTTGAAAAAGCAGAAGAGCTTGCTGGAAAAGGACTGTTTGCCGTATGTGGCCTAACCGCCACCCCTGGGCGTAGCGACGAGTCAACATATACTTTGGTGGACCGATTTGAAGCTTACCTAATCAAACCTGAATTTCAGTGGAGCGAAACATATCATCGAAATCCGCTTGCTTATTTCAGGGATGAGGGGTACTTAGCTCGACCGAAGCATATAGTATATGAAAATAATAGTCGTCCCATTGAAGTAAAGGAAGAGGAAGTATTTGATCACTTTGGCGACTTTGCGCCAGAATTTTTACGAGTGCTTGCTGCCGATCAAGAGCGGAACAAGTTAATTACGAAGCGCTTGATGGAAATTCCGCACGGTGCTCCTACACTCGTTTATGCATGCACAGTGGAGCACGCCGAATTTTTAGCAAGTGTGATGAATGCGCTAGGGAGGAAGGCTGTTTCGATTTCAGCTAAAACATCCAAAGCACAGCGAAATATGTATATCGACGCCTTTAAACGAGGCGACATTGAGTTCTTGTTTAACTACGGAGTACTGACAACGGGCTTTGACGCACCGAAAACCGAGTACATCGTCATCTGCCGACCAACCACGAGCGCTGTCCTTTATGAACAAATCATCGGCCGCGGCTTACGTGGACCTAAGTTCGGAGGCACCAGCGAATGTACCATCATTGATTTTGCCGACAACATCCTAAACCTGGGCCCACCCCTTGCCTATACACGCTTCCACCATTTATGGGAGCTGAAGGAAGAGGTGCTCCCGGCCAAGTAA
- a CDS encoding glycoside hydrolase family 66 protein, which translates to MNKRWLLPIIFLGILLLLIIPARFLWSEDESFEAPNEKKPVGQDINLTSISKDKAKYHPESTVNFEATLSKKPNHAMDVKIVYYHLDEPVHEKIIQVTDQTFTWTWQTPKADYRGYYVEVVPLHNTSGGKTIALDVSSSWETFPRYGFLSDFSDMEDSKQQEVINNLTRYHINGLQFYDWHDEHQQPLKMNEDGEPKQSWSNIANQPVSFQTVEEYINLAHENNMAAMSYNLLNGTLAKEKEDGEKEEWYLYKDEEQEELATHELPDSWKGDITLTNPGNQAWQDYIFSKQQTVFDSLNFDGWHIDQLGDRGDVYNAEGEKVNLLDSYKSFLTAAQEKFPDKTLVMNAVNQFGQEQIADSSATPFLYSELWDPITTYADLNDVLIENHRLSNYEKNQVLAAYLNYKKSNKEGSFNPASVLYTDALIFAQGGAHLELGEHMLSQEYFPHDNLTIPENLKKDLTKYYDFMVAYENLLRDDVQPAELNITTSQWVQLSDKPARGELYTFAKKKEDKKIIHILNYFNTDHMNWRDTNGTQTEPAMKQELSLSIAESKKVKNVWIASPDWNNGLPSQLKFTQEDGHVELTLPKIQYWDMIVMEY; encoded by the coding sequence ATGAATAAACGTTGGTTGTTACCGATTATTTTCCTTGGCATTTTACTATTACTCATCATTCCAGCTCGATTTTTATGGTCAGAAGATGAATCGTTTGAAGCCCCTAACGAAAAGAAACCAGTTGGACAAGACATCAATCTGACATCCATATCAAAAGATAAAGCAAAATATCATCCAGAAAGCACCGTGAATTTTGAGGCAACTTTGTCGAAAAAACCTAATCACGCCATGGACGTAAAGATTGTTTATTACCATTTAGACGAGCCGGTTCATGAAAAGATTATTCAAGTCACCGATCAAACGTTCACATGGACATGGCAAACACCAAAAGCAGATTATCGTGGGTATTACGTGGAAGTCGTCCCTCTGCACAACACAAGTGGTGGGAAAACCATTGCACTTGATGTCTCTTCTTCATGGGAAACCTTTCCTCGCTACGGATTTCTTTCCGATTTTTCTGATATGGAGGATTCCAAGCAACAAGAGGTCATCAATAACTTGACACGATATCATATTAATGGTCTTCAATTTTACGATTGGCATGATGAACACCAGCAACCTCTAAAAATGAACGAGGATGGGGAGCCTAAGCAAAGCTGGTCCAATATTGCTAATCAACCTGTATCTTTTCAAACCGTAGAAGAATACATCAACTTAGCTCATGAAAACAACATGGCTGCGATGTCCTATAACCTTTTAAACGGGACGTTAGCCAAAGAAAAAGAAGATGGCGAAAAAGAAGAATGGTACCTTTATAAAGATGAAGAACAAGAAGAACTCGCAACCCATGAACTTCCTGATAGCTGGAAAGGTGATATCACCTTAACGAATCCAGGCAATCAAGCATGGCAGGATTATATCTTTTCGAAGCAACAAACTGTTTTTGATTCTCTGAATTTTGACGGATGGCACATAGACCAACTTGGTGATCGAGGCGACGTGTACAATGCAGAAGGGGAAAAAGTGAACCTGTTAGATAGCTATAAGAGCTTCTTAACAGCTGCACAAGAAAAATTCCCAGATAAAACACTTGTCATGAATGCTGTAAATCAGTTTGGTCAGGAACAAATTGCGGACTCATCAGCTACTCCCTTTTTATATTCCGAGTTGTGGGATCCCATTACCACCTACGCTGATTTGAACGACGTGTTGATCGAGAACCACCGTCTATCCAATTATGAAAAGAACCAAGTGCTTGCGGCCTATTTGAATTATAAAAAATCGAATAAAGAAGGCAGTTTTAATCCTGCCAGTGTTCTTTACACAGACGCGCTAATTTTTGCCCAAGGCGGGGCCCACTTGGAGCTTGGTGAGCACATGTTATCTCAGGAATATTTTCCACATGACAATCTCACCATTCCTGAAAATTTGAAAAAAGACTTAACAAAATACTATGACTTCATGGTCGCATATGAAAACCTTCTCCGAGATGATGTGCAGCCAGCTGAGCTAAACATCACCACCTCACAATGGGTCCAACTAAGTGATAAACCGGCTCGTGGAGAACTATACACATTTGCAAAGAAGAAAGAAGATAAAAAAATCATCCATATCCTTAATTACTTTAACACCGATCACATGAACTGGCGCGATACGAATGGCACCCAAACCGAACCTGCCATGAAACAAGAATTATCGCTATCCATCGCTGAATCGAAAAAAGTAAAAAACGTATGGATCGCATCACCTGACTGGAACAACGGCCTCCCTTCCCAGCTAAAATTCACGCAAGAAGATGGTCACGTAGAGCTCACTCTACCGAAAATCCAATACTGGGATATGATTGTAATGGAATATTAA
- a CDS encoding APC family permease: MGTPQRKKLDRTLKPHWVWAIAFGSAVGWGAFVLPTDWMGGKGPLAVVIGLLLGAVLMTVIGVSYGFLIKHFPVSGGEFAYAYIGFGRTHAFIAGWFLTLGYICIVALNASALALLGKFLFPGIVKTGLLYTVAGWDVYLGEVLISTIALIVFAILNIRGASFSGRTQFIFTMVLLSGIILLAIGAFLNDTASTANMQPLFDPSKPAIASILAILAIAPWAYVGFDNIPQAAEEFNFPPEKAFKLIVYALLAAGLAYSAMILIVSSLEPWQDLAAMQSSWATGAAIESLLGRIGVFVIALALTMGIFTGLNGFFLSSSRLMFAMGRARILPDMFHRLHPKYNTPYVGIIFTALLCMIAPWFGREALLWVVDMSSIGVTIAYFYCCATAFKMMESPGKKAFSALGMLSAITFFLLLTLWFLESSLSAPSYIALAVWIVIGIVFYFTQKEDYNKIPRKELNYLILEKEEIK, from the coding sequence ATGGGAACCCCACAGAGGAAGAAATTAGACAGAACCCTTAAACCCCATTGGGTATGGGCGATTGCGTTCGGTTCAGCCGTTGGTTGGGGAGCGTTTGTACTACCAACTGATTGGATGGGCGGAAAAGGTCCATTAGCCGTTGTTATTGGGTTGTTATTGGGAGCTGTACTTATGACCGTAATTGGGGTAAGTTACGGTTTTTTAATTAAACATTTCCCGGTTTCTGGAGGAGAATTTGCGTACGCTTATATCGGATTTGGACGAACCCACGCATTTATAGCCGGTTGGTTCTTGACGTTAGGGTATATTTGTATTGTTGCGTTAAACGCATCCGCTTTAGCATTGTTAGGTAAATTTTTATTCCCAGGAATAGTGAAAACTGGACTACTGTACACTGTAGCTGGTTGGGATGTTTATCTTGGTGAAGTATTAATATCTACGATTGCCTTGATTGTTTTTGCGATATTGAATATTCGCGGTGCTAGTTTTTCCGGACGAACTCAATTTATTTTTACTATGGTATTGCTTTCTGGAATTATTCTACTAGCCATTGGTGCCTTCCTAAACGACACGGCATCTACTGCGAACATGCAACCTTTATTTGATCCAAGCAAGCCAGCGATTGCTTCCATTTTAGCTATTTTGGCAATTGCACCATGGGCTTACGTTGGATTTGATAACATTCCACAAGCAGCAGAGGAGTTCAACTTCCCTCCTGAAAAAGCATTTAAATTAATTGTGTATGCACTTCTAGCCGCTGGACTTGCTTATTCTGCAATGATCCTGATTGTTTCTAGCTTAGAGCCTTGGCAGGACCTTGCAGCTATGCAATCTTCATGGGCAACAGGTGCAGCGATTGAAAGCCTACTTGGACGAATCGGAGTATTTGTGATTGCCCTTGCTTTAACAATGGGTATTTTCACAGGCTTAAACGGCTTTTTCTTATCATCAAGTCGACTAATGTTTGCGATGGGTCGTGCGCGTATCCTTCCAGATATGTTCCATCGTCTACATCCAAAATACAACACACCATATGTAGGCATTATTTTCACAGCTCTACTATGCATGATCGCCCCTTGGTTTGGTCGTGAAGCATTGCTATGGGTTGTAGACATGTCTTCCATCGGTGTAACAATTGCGTATTTCTATTGCTGTGCAACAGCATTCAAAATGATGGAATCACCAGGCAAAAAAGCCTTTTCTGCACTAGGCATGCTTAGTGCTATCACTTTCTTCTTATTATTAACATTGTGGTTCTTAGAATCTTCCCTATCCGCACCATCTTACATTGCGCTAGCGGTGTGGATCGTCATCGGAATCGTATTCTACTTCACACAAAAAGAAGATTACAACAAGATTCCACGCAAAGAACTGAACTATCTTATTCTTGAAAAAGAAGAGATTAAATAA
- a CDS encoding efflux RND transporter periplasmic adaptor subunit, whose translation MKKKTKVRLTLFGSLLFVAVNIFLVWFDEKELTRLSYIEEWEQTFEEDLYNEIENEGTFQSSTVEYSYFDKQAGSFKQFLVEEGEQVDVGDDLYEYVVRDYQADKQQLESEQDKLEGEIDVLEDYVDAVEDTDIPEPEEDEQPYVDAELSKAQREAKANMMLEKKEAQLEVIEDQLDTLSDNGQVIQVGSQYEGTITNISESLDNPAITIKQDELVVAGKVHEGERNEIQEGMKVRGNLLNQNQTWEGALESVASYSEYEKDDTSYYNYTIELNEQPEGALQGYHTTASFITGEAQNALTAEIGWIQERLEEIKPEEPAEQTDTEVEDNSTDESETPDQPSEEEGPAAFERQRFMWVMTSDGTTLTKPIETGLVMGDLVQITDGVELGQWIADENESQFFEGGTFLTPINRDHLTLETIKAQENWWSSMKMGILVR comes from the coding sequence ATGAAGAAAAAAACAAAAGTAAGGCTGACTTTATTTGGGTCTCTGCTGTTTGTTGCTGTGAATATTTTTTTGGTCTGGTTCGATGAGAAAGAACTTACACGTCTGTCATACATAGAAGAGTGGGAGCAGACCTTTGAAGAGGATTTATATAATGAAATTGAAAATGAAGGAACATTCCAATCCTCTACTGTAGAATATTCGTATTTTGATAAGCAGGCAGGTTCTTTTAAACAGTTTTTAGTTGAAGAAGGCGAGCAAGTCGATGTTGGCGATGACTTATATGAATATGTTGTTCGAGACTATCAGGCTGACAAGCAACAACTGGAGAGTGAACAAGATAAGCTCGAAGGTGAAATTGATGTACTAGAAGATTATGTGGATGCAGTGGAAGATACAGATATCCCTGAACCTGAAGAGGATGAGCAACCTTATGTGGATGCGGAACTTTCGAAAGCACAGCGTGAGGCCAAAGCGAACATGATGCTAGAGAAAAAAGAGGCTCAACTCGAAGTGATAGAAGATCAATTAGATACATTATCCGATAACGGTCAGGTCATTCAAGTTGGAAGTCAGTATGAAGGTACGATCACAAATATCTCAGAATCGCTTGATAATCCGGCTATAACCATTAAGCAAGATGAATTGGTTGTAGCAGGGAAGGTTCATGAGGGAGAACGAAATGAAATCCAAGAGGGTATGAAGGTTCGAGGAAATCTCTTGAATCAGAACCAAACGTGGGAAGGCGCACTAGAATCTGTGGCGTCCTATTCGGAATATGAAAAAGATGACACTAGCTATTACAACTACACCATTGAATTAAACGAACAGCCAGAAGGAGCATTACAGGGCTACCACACTACTGCTTCTTTTATAACGGGTGAAGCACAAAACGCTCTTACAGCTGAAATTGGCTGGATTCAAGAACGACTGGAAGAAATAAAACCAGAAGAACCGGCTGAACAAACCGATACAGAAGTAGAAGACAACAGCACCGATGAAAGCGAAACGCCTGACCAACCAAGTGAAGAGGAAGGCCCTGCTGCATTCGAAAGACAACGCTTTATGTGGGTGATGACCTCTGATGGAACTACCCTCACAAAACCGATTGAAACGGGACTCGTGATGGGTGACCTCGTACAAATCACAGATGGAGTCGAGCTAGGACAATGGATTGCCGACGAAAATGAAAGTCAATTCTTTGAAGGTGGCACATTCTTAACACCGATTAATCGGGATCACTTAACGCTAGAAACAATCAAAGCACAAGAGAACTGGTGGAGCTCTATGAAAATGGGGATCCTTGTTCGATAA
- a CDS encoding pyroglutamyl-peptidase I: MKKLLLTGFEPFLQFPINPTMSIVEALQGEVVGEFQVIGHILPVDFNKAGTTIKELVQEEEPDAVIALGLAGGRYKINPERIAINCNDGEADNEGHTPAGEKIISDGPDGLFSTLPVQTIVSQLQQNGYPAEISNTAGAYLCNHVMYQVLYALQETTVPAGFIHIPASHELAIEHQRIPSWAQADLTKSIRIAIQCL; encoded by the coding sequence ATGAAAAAGCTACTACTCACGGGTTTTGAGCCTTTTTTGCAATTCCCAATCAACCCGACAATGAGCATTGTGGAAGCTTTGCAAGGGGAAGTCGTTGGTGAGTTTCAAGTTATTGGACACATTCTTCCAGTTGATTTTAATAAAGCAGGAACCACCATCAAGGAACTTGTTCAAGAAGAAGAGCCTGATGCGGTAATCGCACTTGGATTGGCTGGTGGTCGATACAAAATAAATCCAGAACGTATTGCAATCAACTGTAACGACGGGGAAGCAGATAACGAGGGACATACACCTGCTGGTGAAAAAATCATCTCAGATGGACCTGATGGCTTATTTTCAACGTTACCAGTTCAAACTATCGTGAGTCAGTTACAACAAAACGGGTATCCAGCCGAAATATCGAATACAGCAGGGGCATATTTGTGTAATCACGTCATGTATCAGGTGCTCTATGCACTCCAGGAGACAACTGTTCCCGCTGGCTTCATCCATATTCCGGCATCCCATGAGTTAGCAATCGAGCATCAACGCATTCCAAGTTGGGCGCAAGCTGATCTAACCAAATCAATCCGTATCGCGATCCAATGCTTATAA
- a CDS encoding L,D-transpeptidase family protein, translating into MQPPRQKLVVTVKDPYQPKATLTAYEKEADVWVQAMPTMEAVIGKRGIPKEREGDQRTPIGTFPLGTAFGWGKEPASLRIPFRAVGKEDYWVDDVTSEDYNQWVQFQGDPTTKWASFERMTNPLYKYGVVIEYNTNPIVKGKGSAIFLHVKEPDTRYTQGCVAVLEKNLEKLLQWLDASKYPVIQIKDS; encoded by the coding sequence ATGCAACCACCTCGTCAGAAACTAGTCGTTACCGTGAAAGACCCATATCAACCAAAAGCCACGCTTACCGCTTATGAAAAAGAAGCAGACGTCTGGGTTCAAGCGATGCCAACCATGGAAGCGGTAATTGGTAAACGTGGCATCCCTAAAGAAAGAGAAGGCGATCAACGCACACCAATCGGAACGTTTCCACTAGGTACAGCATTTGGATGGGGAAAGGAGCCTGCTTCCCTTCGTATTCCGTTTCGTGCAGTGGGGAAGGAAGATTATTGGGTGGATGACGTCACCTCTGAAGATTACAATCAATGGGTGCAATTTCAGGGAGATCCTACTACAAAATGGGCGTCATTTGAGCGGATGACGAACCCATTGTATAAATACGGTGTTGTCATTGAATACAATACCAATCCGATTGTAAAAGGGAAGGGAAGTGCCATCTTTCTTCATGTGAAGGAACCCGACACTCGCTATACGCAAGGGTGTGTGGCTGTATTAGAAAAGAATCTAGAAAAGCTATTACAGTGGCTGGACGCTAGTAAGTATCCGGTTATTCAAATTAAAGATTCATGA